Proteins encoded in a region of the Streptomyces sp. NBC_00310 genome:
- a CDS encoding nucleotide sugar dehydrogenase, which translates to MPADLAVIGLGQLGLPLAQAAVAAGIPTLGYRTGPDSGSLTPGELRRMLARGFKPTTSPAELGRVRTAVICAPTSLGADGSLDLTQVEEAARTLAARLRPHTTVILESPVPPGTTEELLRPLLEEGSGLRAGRDFHVAYSPARVDPGNRDFRPANTPKVIGGLTSACTESAAAFYGRLTDKVVRARGLREAETVHLLETNYRHVNIALVNEMAGLCNDLGVDLWDVIRCAETKPFGFQAFRPGPGVGGHALPQDLSGHAPRSLRMVELAQRVNNRMPQYVVQRAATLLNEHGKSARGARVLLLGVTYKPDLPDQQGTPADEIARRLIELGAHVSYHDPHVPTWSVLDRPIPRADSLYEATADADLTILLQQHRTYDLQGLSVKAQLLLDTRGATPTGAAHRL; encoded by the coding sequence ATGCCCGCAGATCTCGCCGTCATCGGACTCGGCCAATTGGGGCTGCCGCTGGCCCAGGCCGCCGTCGCAGCCGGCATCCCCACGCTCGGTTACCGCACCGGCCCCGACTCCGGCTCCCTCACCCCCGGCGAACTGCGCCGCATGCTCGCCCGCGGCTTCAAGCCCACCACCAGCCCCGCCGAACTCGGCCGCGTCCGTACGGCGGTCATCTGCGCCCCGACGTCCCTGGGCGCCGACGGCTCGCTCGACCTCACCCAGGTCGAGGAGGCCGCCCGCACCCTGGCCGCGCGGCTGCGCCCGCACACCACGGTCATCCTTGAGTCCCCGGTCCCCCCGGGCACGACCGAGGAGCTTCTCCGCCCGCTCCTCGAAGAGGGCTCCGGCCTGCGCGCGGGCCGCGACTTCCACGTCGCCTACTCCCCCGCCCGCGTCGACCCGGGCAACCGCGACTTCCGCCCCGCCAACACCCCCAAGGTGATCGGCGGCCTCACCTCCGCCTGCACGGAATCAGCGGCCGCCTTCTACGGACGCCTCACCGACAAGGTGGTCCGCGCGCGCGGCCTGCGCGAGGCGGAGACGGTCCACCTCCTGGAGACCAACTACCGCCACGTCAACATCGCCCTGGTCAACGAGATGGCCGGCCTCTGCAACGACCTCGGCGTCGACCTGTGGGACGTCATCCGCTGTGCCGAGACCAAGCCCTTCGGCTTCCAGGCCTTCCGCCCCGGCCCCGGCGTGGGTGGCCACGCCCTCCCCCAGGACCTGTCGGGCCACGCCCCCCGCTCGCTGCGTATGGTCGAACTGGCCCAGCGGGTCAACAACCGCATGCCCCAGTACGTCGTCCAGCGCGCCGCCACCCTCCTCAACGAGCACGGCAAGTCGGCCCGGGGCGCCCGCGTCCTCCTCCTCGGCGTCACCTACAAGCCCGACCTCCCCGACCAACAGGGCACCCCCGCCGACGAGATCGCCCGCCGCCTCATCGAACTCGGCGCCCACGTCAGCTACCACGACCCCCACGTCCCCACCTGGAGCGTCCTCGACCGCCCCATCCCCCGGGCCGACTCCCTCTACGAGGCCACCGCCGACGCCGACCTGACGATCCTCCTCCAGCAGCACCGCACCTACGACCTCCAGGGCCTGTCGGTGAAGGCCCAGCTGCTGCTGGACACCCGGGGGGCCACACCCACGGGGGCGGCGCACAGGTTGTGA
- a CDS encoding glycerol-3-phosphate dehydrogenase/oxidase: MRTAALGPAQRAESLAGMAERELDVLVVGGGVVGAGTALDAVTRGLSTGLVEARDWASGTSSRSSKLVHGGLRYLEMLDFALVREALKERGLLLERLAPHLVKPVPFLYPLQHKGWERWYAGSGVALYDGMSMARGHGRGLPLHRHLTRRHALRIAPCLKKDALVGALQYYDAQMDDARYVATMVRTAASYGAKAANRARVTGFLREGERVVGAKVQDVEGGGEYEIRARQVVNATGVWTDDTQAMVGERGQFHVRASKGIHLVVPKDRIHSTTGLILRTEKSVLFVIPWGRHWIVGTTDTGWDLDKAHPAASSADIDYLLEHVNSVLAVPLTRDDVQGVYAGLRPLLAGESDATSKLSREHIVAHPVPGLVVVAGGKYTTYRVMAKDAVDAAVHGLDQRVAECVTEDVPLLGAEGYRALWNARARIAASTGLHVVRVEHLLNRYGSAAEEVLDLIASEPSMGEPLQAADDYLRAEVVYAASHEGARHLDDVLTRRTRISIETFDRGTRSAREAAELMAPVLGWDKDQIEREVQHYEKRVEAERESQRQPDDLTADAARLGAPDIVPL; this comes from the coding sequence GTGAGGACAGCGGCACTGGGACCGGCGCAACGCGCCGAGTCACTGGCGGGTATGGCCGAGCGCGAGCTGGATGTACTGGTCGTGGGTGGTGGCGTGGTCGGTGCGGGCACGGCCCTGGACGCCGTGACACGCGGCCTCTCCACGGGTCTGGTCGAGGCGCGTGACTGGGCGTCGGGTACCTCCAGTCGGTCCAGCAAACTGGTCCACGGCGGTCTGCGCTATCTGGAGATGCTCGACTTCGCCCTCGTACGGGAGGCGTTGAAGGAGCGCGGGCTGCTGCTGGAGCGCCTGGCCCCCCATCTGGTGAAGCCCGTGCCGTTCCTCTATCCCCTGCAGCACAAGGGCTGGGAGCGGTGGTACGCGGGCTCGGGCGTCGCGTTGTACGACGGGATGTCGATGGCGCGCGGGCATGGCCGGGGCCTGCCGCTGCATCGTCATCTGACCCGCCGCCACGCCCTGCGCATCGCGCCCTGTCTGAAGAAGGACGCGCTGGTCGGGGCCTTGCAGTACTACGACGCCCAGATGGACGACGCCCGCTATGTGGCGACGATGGTGCGCACGGCCGCGTCGTACGGGGCGAAGGCCGCCAACCGGGCGCGGGTGACCGGGTTCCTGCGTGAGGGCGAGCGGGTGGTCGGGGCCAAGGTGCAGGACGTCGAGGGCGGCGGGGAGTACGAGATCCGCGCTCGGCAGGTGGTGAACGCCACCGGGGTGTGGACCGACGACACCCAGGCGATGGTGGGTGAGCGGGGACAGTTCCATGTGCGGGCGTCCAAAGGCATCCATCTGGTCGTACCCAAGGACCGGATCCACTCCACGACCGGGCTGATCCTGCGGACCGAGAAGTCCGTGCTGTTCGTGATCCCCTGGGGGCGGCACTGGATCGTGGGGACGACGGACACCGGCTGGGACCTCGACAAGGCGCATCCGGCGGCGTCCAGCGCGGACATCGACTATCTGCTGGAGCATGTGAACTCGGTGCTTGCGGTGCCGCTGACCAGGGATGACGTGCAGGGCGTCTATGCCGGGCTGCGGCCGTTGCTCGCCGGGGAGTCGGACGCCACGAGCAAGCTCTCGCGGGAGCACATCGTCGCGCATCCGGTGCCGGGACTGGTCGTCGTGGCCGGCGGCAAGTACACGACCTATCGGGTCATGGCCAAGGACGCCGTGGACGCGGCCGTGCACGGGCTGGATCAGCGGGTCGCGGAGTGTGTCACCGAGGATGTGCCGTTGCTCGGGGCGGAGGGGTACCGGGCCCTGTGGAACGCGCGGGCGCGGATCGCGGCCAGTACCGGTCTGCATGTGGTCCGGGTGGAGCACCTGCTGAACCGGTACGGGTCGGCGGCCGAGGAGGTGCTCGATCTGATCGCGTCCGAACCGTCGATGGGGGAGCCGTTGCAGGCGGCCGACGACTATCTGCGGGCCGAGGTGGTGTATGCCGCCTCGCACGAGGGGGCGCGGCATCTCGACGACGTCCTCACCCGGCGGACGCGGATCTCCATCGAGACGTTCGACCGGGGGACGCGGAGTGCGCGGGAGGCGGCGGAGTTGATGGCTCCGGTGCTCGGGTGGGACAAGGACCAGATCGAGCGGGAGGTTCAGCACTATGAGAAGAGGGTGGAGGCGGAGCGGGAGTCGCAGCGGCAGCCGGACGACCTGACGGCGGATGCGGCTCGGCTGGGGGCGCCGGACATAGTTCCGTTGTAG
- a CDS encoding serine/threonine-protein kinase, whose translation MSEAERAGESRQDKDARLLAGRYRLGGVLGRGGMGTVWRAEDETLGRTVAVKELRFPSSIDADEKRRLITRTLREAKAIARIRNNAAVTVFDVVHEDDRPWIVMELVEGKSLAEVIREDGVLEPRRAAEVGLAILDVLRAAHREGILHRDVKPSNVLIDKHDGRVVLTDFGIAQVEGDPSITSTGMLVGAPSYISPERARGHKPGPAADLWSLGGLLYAAVEGVPPYDKGSAIATLTAVMTEPVPEPKRAGNLKDVIFGLLTKDPERRLDDAGARALLNTVIHAPDPKDVDPVDATRVVPLPRVPEERPKKGGSGGAGAGAEEGGGQRPRAPRWSMRKGAAGAGAGTTAAGAGAGTGTGVARGASGGTSGGTSGGAGAASRGAGAGAASPPAPRAAVTTRSASVGVSSGAGTAKAGGDSAQAAGKSAAGTRGAGGGAGAGNSASAGRTSGWPEMPPPDLPPRPVPRAPITDVVSRRTLAVIAVAVVLAVIGTVLALTLGGDDNSSTNSKGADTKASTSSGSASGSDAENKDADTDADKDKADGSDPGPDGDKARETDASSGSGGGSPSPSGGSSGSVSGAGSGSGDIATETYKSGQGFSIGLPDGWKYQSTDAAGARFSGPDGQRLLVGWTTTPKNDPVADWKNQERYMTRSQYKRIRIEAVDYRGWNAADWEFTYMESGTKNRSIDRGFVVDSQQGYALMYTAKASQWSGELRKDTWRTFTKTFKPKS comes from the coding sequence ATGTCGGAGGCGGAGCGGGCTGGGGAATCCCGTCAGGACAAGGACGCACGTCTCCTCGCCGGGCGGTACCGGCTGGGAGGGGTGCTCGGTCGCGGCGGCATGGGCACGGTGTGGCGTGCCGAGGACGAGACGTTGGGCCGTACGGTCGCCGTCAAGGAGCTGAGGTTCCCGTCGAGCATCGACGCGGACGAGAAGCGCCGGCTGATCACGCGCACCCTGCGTGAGGCCAAGGCGATCGCGCGGATCCGTAACAACGCCGCGGTGACGGTGTTCGACGTCGTCCACGAGGACGACCGGCCGTGGATCGTGATGGAACTCGTCGAGGGCAAGTCGCTCGCCGAGGTCATCCGGGAGGACGGCGTCCTCGAACCGAGGCGGGCCGCCGAGGTGGGGCTCGCCATCCTGGACGTGCTGCGGGCCGCGCACCGCGAGGGCATCCTGCACCGGGACGTGAAGCCGTCGAACGTGCTCATCGACAAGCACGACGGGCGGGTCGTCCTCACCGACTTCGGTATCGCACAGGTCGAGGGCGACCCCTCCATCACCTCGACCGGCATGCTCGTGGGCGCGCCCTCGTACATCTCGCCGGAGCGGGCCCGCGGGCACAAGCCCGGCCCCGCTGCCGACCTCTGGTCGCTCGGCGGCCTGCTCTACGCGGCGGTCGAGGGGGTGCCGCCCTACGACAAGGGGTCGGCCATAGCGACGCTGACCGCGGTGATGACCGAGCCGGTGCCGGAGCCCAAGCGCGCCGGGAACCTGAAGGACGTCATCTTCGGGCTGCTCACCAAGGACCCCGAGCGGCGGCTCGACGACGCCGGTGCGCGGGCGCTGCTCAACACGGTGATCCACGCGCCCGATCCGAAGGACGTCGACCCGGTGGACGCGACGCGGGTCGTGCCGCTGCCGCGGGTGCCGGAGGAGCGGCCGAAGAAGGGCGGTTCCGGCGGAGCCGGGGCCGGTGCCGAGGAAGGCGGTGGCCAGCGTCCGCGTGCGCCTCGGTGGTCCATGCGGAAGGGGGCGGCCGGGGCGGGTGCCGGAACCACGGCTGCCGGGGCGGGTGCCGGCACCGGCACCGGTGTCGCGCGGGGCGCGTCCGGTGGTACCTCGGGCGGTACCTCCGGTGGAGCGGGTGCGGCTTCCCGTGGTGCGGGGGCAGGCGCCGCGTCTCCGCCCGCGCCCCGGGCGGCCGTGACGACGCGGTCCGCATCCGTCGGGGTGTCGTCGGGTGCCGGTACCGCGAAGGCCGGGGGTGACTCGGCGCAGGCCGCGGGCAAGTCGGCGGCCGGGACGCGTGGCGCCGGTGGCGGTGCGGGCGCGGGCAACTCCGCGTCGGCGGGGCGGACTTCCGGGTGGCCCGAGATGCCGCCGCCGGATCTGCCGCCGCGGCCGGTGCCCAGGGCGCCGATCACGGACGTGGTGTCGCGGCGGACGCTGGCCGTCATCGCGGTGGCCGTGGTGCTGGCCGTCATCGGGACCGTCCTGGCGCTCACCCTCGGTGGCGACGACAACAGTTCGACCAACAGCAAGGGCGCCGACACCAAGGCGTCCACGTCCAGCGGGTCGGCGTCGGGGAGCGACGCCGAAAACAAGGACGCGGACACGGACGCGGACAAGGACAAGGCCGACGGGTCCGACCCCGGTCCGGACGGTGACAAGGCGCGGGAGACCGACGCTTCGAGCGGTTCCGGGGGCGGTTCGCCGAGCCCTTCGGGCGGGTCGAGCGGGTCGGTGAGCGGTGCCGGCTCCGGCTCGGGGGACATCGCGACCGAGACGTACAAGAGCGGGCAGGGGTTCTCGATCGGGCTGCCCGACGGGTGGAAGTACCAGTCCACCGACGCCGCGGGTGCCCGGTTCTCCGGCCCCGACGGGCAGCGGCTGCTCGTCGGCTGGACGACCACGCCGAAGAACGACCCGGTCGCGGACTGGAAGAACCAAGAGCGGTACATGACGCGCTCGCAGTACAAGCGGATTCGAATAGAGGCGGTGGACTACCGAGGCTGGAACGCGGCCGACTGGGAGTTCACCTATATGGAGAGCGGCACGAAGAACCGGTCCATCGACCGTGGATTCGTCGTCGACTCCCAGCAGGGATACGCGCTGATGTACACCGCGAAGGCGTCGCAGTGGAGCGGTGAGCTGCGCAAGGACACGTGGCGGACGTTCACGAAGACGTTCAAGCCCAAGTCGTGA
- a CDS encoding protein kinase domain-containing protein, with protein sequence MDEYAGRVLADRYRLPLPPSDEYELAAEIRAFDTYSGQEVLVRQVPLPEVVEAEVLDADGLPEGYVARDGAGRRSAARATGRSADPAVRRAIEAAQAAAQIPDHPRLDQVFDVFAEGGSLWIVSELVSARTLEALLTEQPLTPYRAAEVASDVLTALRALHAHGWVHRNITARTVLVCDDGRVMLTGLAAGAAEEALCGYDPVPVREFEDRPPEAPGGGAGAPAVGPGGGARGRRHDPVPPGGVPGARGASASRGALPGGTGGGTLGGSRGAGPGGAVADPEAARRAAIEARAGSAAAPGTDPSGGRRALEAGGDARAARAGAIAAYRAGARAAARVQDDHQGGPGAGLPAQRPAPQDGTARPGAGRDGDPTSGAGTRPVPLGQIADPYGVLADGGATSAWHGALPRGGTAPPGGSGQGTSTPGNSSPYGGGPLGDAPGTGGRDDATFDGGDTGAHPTPGPASRLAPGYGNPGYDTGTHDNPAYGGGARPDSVQDRGASYPTGVADAAPWDGAGAGPRRGPATALAAERARQARMAVVGPVTERWAPEQAGPVHENWQLAAPIGPATDLWALGALLFRAVQGHGPYPEENTAELVQMVCAEPPAFAEECGPLRPVVESLLRQDPTDRLDFEELRGWLRSLVRSAPEPEAGTHVVPAPPVDASRLPIIRRRGELVRRRRAGLPATSAHARHKRTRQERPQQPRKLGRNLLLLILLALAAAVTYAMVFMPKATPSSEGGDTGSRTDSAGQSGSAPDASSEPRPDQNSNSPDGGEEGQSGASPTPSESSGSTQTQTGDPEVAQGFTLRKDPEGFQVAVADGWDRGAKNGRGQIVYSQGDFELLLVPGRDSTATYGSDPLKYQREDERELQPFRDSSWATSTGMRLIEVGGVTSAEGQFTWQDSQGRGVFVRNLVILLDGRYHVVQVRGPEAERDEITRLYEQAADTYKATG encoded by the coding sequence GTGGACGAATACGCGGGGCGAGTACTCGCCGACCGCTATCGCCTGCCGCTGCCGCCCTCCGACGAGTACGAACTCGCCGCCGAGATCCGGGCCTTCGACACCTACAGCGGGCAGGAAGTCCTGGTACGGCAGGTGCCGTTGCCCGAGGTCGTCGAGGCGGAGGTGCTCGACGCGGACGGGCTGCCCGAGGGGTATGTGGCGCGGGACGGCGCGGGGCGCCGGAGCGCGGCGCGGGCCACAGGCCGGTCCGCGGACCCGGCCGTACGGCGGGCCATCGAGGCGGCGCAGGCCGCCGCGCAGATCCCCGACCATCCGCGGCTCGACCAGGTCTTCGACGTGTTCGCCGAGGGCGGCTCGCTGTGGATAGTGAGCGAACTGGTGTCCGCACGGACGCTGGAGGCGCTGCTCACGGAGCAGCCGCTGACCCCGTACCGCGCGGCCGAGGTCGCCTCCGACGTGCTCACCGCGCTGCGAGCGCTGCACGCCCACGGCTGGGTCCACCGGAACATCACCGCCCGTACGGTGCTGGTCTGCGACGACGGCCGGGTGATGCTGACCGGGCTGGCGGCCGGGGCGGCGGAAGAGGCGTTGTGCGGGTACGACCCGGTGCCCGTGCGGGAGTTCGAGGACAGGCCGCCCGAGGCACCCGGTGGCGGCGCGGGAGCGCCTGCCGTGGGGCCCGGCGGCGGAGCGCGGGGCCGGCGCCATGACCCGGTGCCGCCCGGTGGTGTTCCCGGGGCGCGCGGGGCGTCGGCGTCCAGGGGCGCCCTGCCCGGGGGCACCGGCGGCGGCACGCTCGGCGGCTCCCGCGGCGCAGGGCCCGGTGGCGCGGTCGCGGACCCCGAAGCGGCTCGGCGGGCCGCGATAGAGGCTCGGGCGGGCAGCGCGGCGGCTCCGGGCACGGACCCCTCCGGGGGCCGGCGCGCGCTGGAGGCCGGCGGGGACGCCCGGGCGGCTCGGGCGGGCGCGATCGCGGCGTACCGGGCGGGAGCGCGGGCCGCGGCCCGGGTGCAGGACGACCACCAGGGCGGGCCGGGCGCGGGACTGCCCGCGCAGCGGCCGGCGCCGCAGGACGGTACGGCGAGGCCGGGGGCGGGGCGGGACGGCGACCCGACGTCCGGCGCGGGGACGCGTCCGGTGCCGCTCGGCCAGATCGCCGACCCCTACGGTGTCCTCGCCGACGGCGGCGCCACGAGTGCCTGGCACGGCGCGCTGCCGCGCGGCGGGACGGCCCCACCCGGCGGCTCGGGCCAGGGGACCTCGACGCCCGGCAACTCCTCGCCGTACGGCGGCGGTCCGCTCGGCGACGCGCCCGGCACCGGCGGTCGGGACGACGCCACCTTCGACGGCGGCGACACCGGCGCCCACCCGACACCGGGGCCCGCCTCGCGTCTCGCCCCCGGGTACGGCAACCCCGGGTACGACACCGGGACCCACGACAACCCGGCGTACGGCGGCGGCGCGCGTCCCGACTCCGTCCAGGACCGGGGCGCCTCCTACCCCACCGGGGTGGCGGACGCGGCTCCCTGGGACGGCGCCGGTGCAGGGCCCCGCCGGGGTCCCGCGACGGCGCTCGCGGCGGAGCGGGCGCGGCAGGCGCGGATGGCCGTGGTGGGGCCGGTCACCGAGCGGTGGGCGCCGGAGCAGGCCGGACCGGTGCACGAGAACTGGCAGTTGGCGGCCCCGATCGGGCCGGCGACGGATCTGTGGGCGCTCGGGGCGCTGCTGTTCCGGGCCGTGCAGGGACATGGGCCGTACCCGGAGGAGAACACCGCCGAGCTGGTGCAGATGGTGTGCGCGGAGCCGCCCGCGTTCGCCGAGGAGTGCGGGCCGTTGCGGCCGGTCGTGGAGTCGCTGCTGCGTCAGGACCCCACTGACCGGCTGGACTTCGAGGAACTGCGCGGCTGGCTGCGCTCCCTGGTGCGGTCGGCGCCCGAGCCCGAGGCCGGTACGCATGTCGTCCCGGCGCCGCCCGTGGACGCGAGCCGGCTGCCGATCATACGGCGGCGGGGCGAGCTCGTCCGCAGGCGCCGGGCCGGGCTGCCCGCGACCAGCGCGCACGCCCGCCACAAGCGCACCCGGCAGGAGCGGCCGCAACAGCCCCGCAAGCTGGGCCGGAACCTGCTTCTGCTGATCCTGCTCGCGTTGGCCGCGGCGGTCACGTACGCCATGGTGTTCATGCCGAAGGCCACGCCGAGCAGCGAGGGTGGCGACACGGGCAGCCGTACCGACAGTGCCGGGCAGTCCGGTTCGGCGCCGGACGCGAGCAGTGAGCCCCGGCCCGACCAGAACTCGAACTCGCCCGACGGCGGCGAGGAGGGCCAGAGCGGGGCGAGCCCGACGCCGTCGGAGTCGTCCGGGTCGACGCAGACGCAGACCGGCGACCCCGAGGTCGCCCAGGGGTTCACCCTGCGCAAGGACCCCGAGGGGTTCCAGGTCGCCGTCGCCGACGGGTGGGACCGCGGCGCCAAGAACGGGCGCGGTCAGATCGTGTACTCCCAGGGCGACTTCGAGCTGCTCCTCGTCCCCGGGCGGGACAGCACGGCGACCTACGGCAGCGATCCGCTGAAGTACCAGCGGGAGGACGAGCGCGAGTTGCAGCCCTTCCGCGACTCGTCCTGGGCCACCTCCACCGGGATGCGGCTGATCGAGGTGGGCGGGGTGACCTCGGCCGAGGGGCAGTTCACGTGGCAGGACTCCCAGGGGCGCGGCGTCTTCGTACGGAACCTCGTGATCCTTCTCGACGGGCGGTACCACGTGGTGCAGGTGCGTGGGCCGGAGGCGGAGCGGGATGAGATCACGCGGCTGTACGAGCAGGCGGCGGACACGTACAAGGCGACCGGTTAG
- a CDS encoding serine/threonine-protein kinase, with amino-acid sequence MQGLLLAERYRLVDTIGSGGMGRVWRAHDEVLHRAVAVKELTAALYVSESEQAILLRRTRAEARAAARINHSAVVTVHDVLEHDNRPWIVMELVEGVSLADAVRERGRVEAREAARIGMWVLRALRAAHQAGVLHRDVKPGNVLLAEDGRVMLTDFGIAQVEGDTTITRTGEIVGSVDYIAPERVRGNEPGPSSDLWSLGATLYTAVEGKSPFRRTTPLTTMQAVVSEEAAEPVAAGPLGPVITALLCKDPAVRPGPDEAEQMLAEAAEGRRPRVAQAYVATQQQPGGPGPGVDGAEGPGGADGRGGGDARGAQGAREAQGVAGAPGARDGRGAGGVPGGEGAYGVEGSYGVEGAHGAPGAYGGGVQVPGHPASAAASAGGHGYAALGGSGTPVAAMATGYGSAPAAPTARRRGRGRTVALVLLLAALVGGGGAVAKHYADEWRAGSGSATAGTDGSDGTGDGDQPAADGVPEGWERVEDPAGFSLALPKGWKREVEGTQIDYTPDDGEHFLRVAVDDSPDFDSPYHHQIDLEEQVKVRPEYRRVSLEENIYRDRPGALWDFTWTAPAKDTEFPGPRRAIEQMYLSRDGVEYTIYMSSPAADWDTAEEQFYAVLRSWRPAPR; translated from the coding sequence ATGCAGGGGCTGCTCCTCGCGGAGCGCTACCGGCTCGTCGACACGATCGGCAGCGGTGGCATGGGACGGGTCTGGCGTGCGCACGACGAGGTGCTGCACCGGGCCGTCGCGGTCAAGGAGTTGACGGCCGCGCTCTATGTCTCGGAGAGCGAGCAGGCCATCCTGCTGCGGCGGACCCGGGCGGAGGCGCGCGCGGCGGCACGGATCAACCACTCGGCCGTCGTCACCGTGCACGACGTGCTGGAGCACGACAACCGGCCGTGGATCGTCATGGAGTTGGTCGAGGGCGTCTCGCTGGCCGACGCGGTCAGGGAGCGGGGGCGGGTCGAGGCCCGCGAGGCGGCACGGATCGGGATGTGGGTGCTGCGCGCGCTGCGGGCCGCCCACCAGGCGGGCGTACTGCACCGCGATGTGAAGCCGGGGAACGTCCTGCTCGCCGAGGACGGCAGGGTCATGCTGACCGACTTCGGCATCGCGCAGGTCGAGGGCGACACGACCATCACCCGGACCGGCGAGATCGTCGGTTCCGTCGACTACATAGCCCCCGAGCGGGTGCGCGGGAACGAGCCCGGGCCCTCCTCCGACCTGTGGTCGCTGGGCGCCACGCTGTACACGGCGGTGGAGGGCAAGTCGCCGTTCCGGCGCACCACACCGCTCACCACCATGCAGGCCGTGGTGAGCGAGGAGGCCGCCGAACCGGTGGCCGCCGGGCCGTTGGGGCCCGTCATCACCGCGCTGCTGTGCAAGGATCCCGCCGTACGGCCAGGTCCCGACGAGGCCGAGCAGATGCTCGCCGAGGCGGCGGAGGGGCGGCGGCCACGGGTCGCGCAGGCGTATGTGGCCACCCAGCAGCAGCCGGGGGGTCCGGGGCCCGGTGTCGATGGTGCTGAGGGGCCCGGTGGTGCGGATGGTCGGGGTGGTGGAGACGCCCGGGGAGCCCAGGGAGCCCGGGAAGCCCAGGGAGTGGCGGGCGCACCGGGGGCGCGGGACGGGCGTGGGGCCGGGGGCGTGCCAGGTGGAGAGGGCGCGTACGGCGTAGAGGGTTCGTACGGCGTAGAGGGCGCGCACGGTGCGCCGGGTGCGTACGGCGGAGGCGTGCAGGTGCCGGGGCATCCCGCCTCGGCCGCTGCCTCCGCCGGGGGACACGGGTACGCCGCCCTCGGTGGCTCCGGCACCCCGGTCGCGGCGATGGCCACCGGCTATGGGTCTGCCCCCGCCGCGCCCACCGCCCGGCGGCGCGGCCGGGGCCGTACGGTCGCGCTCGTCCTGTTGCTGGCCGCTCTGGTCGGCGGGGGCGGTGCCGTCGCGAAGCACTACGCGGACGAGTGGCGTGCGGGGAGCGGCTCCGCCACGGCCGGGACGGATGGGTCGGACGGGACGGGGGACGGGGATCAGCCGGCGGCCGACGGGGTGCCCGAAGGGTGGGAACGGGTCGAGGACCCGGCGGGTTTCAGCCTCGCCCTGCCCAAGGGGTGGAAGCGGGAGGTGGAGGGGACGCAGATCGACTACACGCCCGACGACGGTGAGCACTTCCTCCGGGTCGCCGTGGACGACTCGCCGGACTTCGACAGCCCGTACCACCACCAGATCGATCTGGAGGAGCAGGTGAAGGTGCGGCCCGAGTACCGGCGGGTGAGCCTGGAGGAGAACATCTACCGCGACCGGCCCGGCGCGCTGTGGGACTTCACCTGGACCGCGCCGGCGAAGGACACGGAGTTCCCCGGGCCGCGCCGGGCGATCGAGCAGATGTATCTCTCCCGGGACGGCGTCGAGTACACGATCTACATGTCCTCGCCGGCGGCGGACTGGGACACGGCGGAGGAGCAGTTCTACGCGGTGCTGCGCAGCTGGCGGCCGGCGCCGAGGTGA